In one Oryzias latipes chromosome 13, ASM223467v1 genomic region, the following are encoded:
- the tmem136 gene encoding transmembrane protein 136 encodes MALLIVYALFALSCWVAFYFLLCNVNGHRSCEWNCRLVTLVHGILAVCITAYIGYVDGPWPFTYPGTKNTPLQISALVLSLGYFIFDMAWCVYFRTEGPVMLAHHTMSILGILLTLWLGESGIESCAVLFGSEITNPLLQARWFLKQTGRYGTRLGDVVDVLFVLLFVTMRIFVGGTMLYCELVSPRPRFFIKCGGVAMYALSWVFMVDIVRFARRKSKAWHRQKECLKESLTANGHEGKRD; translated from the exons ATGGCCCTCCTCATCGTTTATGCGCTTTTCGCCCTGTCCTGCTGGGTGGCGTTCTACTTTCTCTTGTGCAACGTCAACGGGCACCGCAGCTGCGAGTGGAACTGCCGCCTCGTCACCTTGGTGCACGGCATCCTGGCGGTCTGCATCACTGCGTACATAGGGTACGTGGACGGCCCCTGGCCCTTCACTTATCCAG GCACCAAGAACACCCCTCTACAGATAAGTGCTTTGGTGCTGAGCCTGGGCTACTTTATTTTCGACATGGCCTGGTGCGTGTACTTCCGCACAGAGGGGCCCGTTATGCTAGCCCACCACACCATGAGCATCCTGGGAATCCTGTTGACTCTGTGGCTGGGGGAGTCGGGCATCGAGTCCTGCGCCGTCCTCTTTGGCAGCGAAATCACCAACCCCCTCCTGCAGGCACGCTGGTTCCTTAAACAGACGGGCCGATACGGGACTCGGCTGGGGGACGTGGTGGACGTCCTGTTCGTGCTGCTGTTCGTGACGATGCGGATCTTCGTGGGAGGCACAATGCTGTACTGTGAGCTGGTCTCCCCAAGGCCCAGATTCTTTATCAAGTGCGGAGGAGTGGCCATGTACGCTCTGTCCTGGGTCTTCATGGTGGACATTGTTCGATTTGCCAGACGGAAGAGCAAGGCCTGGCACAGACAGAAGGAATGTCTTAAGGAGTCCTTAACAGCCAATGGACATGAAGGAAAGAGGGACTGA
- the oaf gene encoding out at first protein homolog yields the protein MSASRSAAACARTLARLCALALIVAAGLCSELRVRVRLSDGHLTEEVLEADSEKDFISLEFKQGDGTLITFMADFKQDVKIFRALILGELERGQNQYQALCFISRLNRNEIIPSESMARLRQKNPQAIRLAEERRGLEQLTVSVAVNLSRAWQLSPHIHNMCSEAQEAIYTREADVKYWLDKGVDGSVFEVLPQATELPSLQACHSTKDLWQPCVCTYSLRLEWYPCLLKYCRTRDATGKGSTYKCGIKSCSKGYYFTYYVPQKQLCLWNEET from the exons ATGTCGGCGAGCCGCTCCGCCGCGGCTTGCGCTCGGACGCTGGCCCGTCTCTGCGCCCTGGCGCTCATCGTCGCCGCGGGACTCTGCTCGGAGCTGAGGGTGCGGGTTCGACTCTCTGACGGCCATTTGACCGAGGAGGTCCTGGAGGCGGACAGCGAGAAAGACTTTATATCACTGGAGTTCAAACAAGGGGACGGGACACTCATCACCTTCATGGCGGACTTTAAACAG GATGTGAAAATATTTAGAGCGCTGATCCTGGGTGAACTGGAAAGAGGGCAGAACCAATACCAAGCCCTGTGCTTCATCTCTCGCCTCAACCGCAATGAGATCATCCCCAGTGAGTCCATGGCTCGTCTCAGACAG AAAAATCCTCAGGCGATCCGCTTGGCAGAGGAGCGTAGGGGCCTGGAGCAGCTGACGGTGAGCGTTGCTGTTAATCTTAGTAGAGCCTGGCAGCTCAGTCCTCACATCCACAACATGTGCAGTGAAGCTCAGGAGGCCATTTACACCAGGGAGGCCGATGTAAAATATTGGCTGGACAAAG gagtGGACGGGTCTGTATTTGAAGTCCTGCCCCAAGCAACAGAACTGCCGAGCTTGCAGGCCTGTCATTCCACTAAAGACTTGTGGCAGCCGTGCGTCTGCACATACAGCCTGCGTCTGGAGTGGTACCCGTGTCTGCTGAAGTACTGCCGCACCCGGGACGCCACAGGCAAAGGCTCCACCTACAAGTGTGGCATAAAGAGCTGCAGCAAAGGCTACTATTTCACCTACTATGTTCCCCAAAAACAGCTCTGTCTATGGAATGAGGAGACTTAG